DNA from Pecten maximus chromosome 18, xPecMax1.1, whole genome shotgun sequence:
ACTGCATTGCTCCCCTGCATACATACAAGTTTGAAGTTGATCTATGCAATgtatgtcagttatatatatatatgctgatGCTGATGCTAAGCTGATCAaagttttattcaaatatatgaGAAGGctacatttattcatttaaatgaactttgtagcccttcatttcagcatactacaggccaaaTAAGAGATCACTGAACctcttggttatcgagaagtCATCATTTAAATACTTCAACACATTTAactcctatgaccttgaatgtaggtcaaggatcattcatttgaccaaactttgtagcccttcaccccaaaACGCTACAGCGCAATACATCTATTGGATgtctgggtctcttggttatagagaagTTGATTAAAGATTGAGTATATCTGACCCTAGTGactttgaaagtaggtcaaggtcattcatttgaataaaattggtAGCCTTCACCCCAGCAGGATATTGCTACTGGTCCAATATATACTAGctatctgggcctcttggttttaGAGAAGAATTTGCTTATAGATTCTAACATATTTGATACCTCTGTGACCTGGAATGTATgtgaaggtcattcatttggaaaaaacttggcagcccttcacctcagcatgctacaggccaactATCATGTATTCAggcttcttggttattaagaagaatttgcttaaagatttcagcatatttgcCCCTTTTGCAATTGTGACCTAGAATGTATATCATGGTCATTCATTTAACAAAATGTGGTAgaccttcaccccagcatgctttaTGCCTAATATCAGGTGTCTTGACCTCCcatgttattgagaagaagttgcaaTTGTTTAAGGGGAACATTTGAGACTGGACAGACTGATgctgcatatacatgtatatataagctCATGATCACTTGTCCTTCGGCAGATGACCTAATTAATATATCCATCAGGACTTCTGCTAAAACCTTTTAGGGTTGATACTCTGTGTATTTAGACGCCAGAAAATAAGATTTGGCTCTTGTGGATTTAAAGAACATGTCTTCTTATATATTtagacccttcagatttctggAATAGTAATTGGATTTAAATAGCTCAAAATCGAGGGTCAACTGAATACCCTGCCCATATAGCACATATAGCATTAAGACACACAAAATATCTATATGATATAACAAAGCattaatatacataaaatatatacctataGCATATAACATTCTTCCAATAGCTACACATGCTACAAAGGAGCGTGCAATCTTCATCTCCGGTTTTGGTATCCATTGTCGAAGAACAGGATCATAACACTCCATACAGCGTAGGTAGAGGGTGTCCTCCTGAGTGTCCGCAAGAGCACATTCCCCGCCCACGGCGTACAGCACACCATCTACACTTACAGCTCCTACAGCTGTCCGTGCTATGTTCATGTTAGTCTGTAAAGttacaaattacatgtattgttacatCTACCATAGACTACAGATATCAACATCAGCAAAAGTAGTGATAATTTTATACAGTTTCTGAGATTTCCTATATAGCTATCTGTATGTTCAATGTACTGTGGGGaaattattttcagaaatttggtatatttttCTGTTCTGGTGGGAATATTTACAAGAGAACAATTGTTTTCCAGGTGAAATGAAACTTACTCATAGTATTTGATTTACTTTGGCCACAATACTGTTAACGTGGAAAATTTATGCGAGGTAAACATTTATGCTAATTATGTGGACTCCTTTTGGTTGGGAAAATTTCCTCCACACATATTATTTggatatcaatttgcataatctGGAAGTACAAAAGAAGGTGAATTGATTGCGAAAATTACCCACACGCATATGTAACAGAgagcatgattaattaaatttaaatcactgcctccactagggatcgaacccgggacctctggcttactagtcttacgctcaaccgatcagGCTAAAGAAAatatctctctagccgagcggtatattgcggctagtatttaccagggttacgtACTCCCCCTcctcgtcctcgagtttccaggggtaacagcgatgttTGTGGAGCAAGGCGGAGTATTTTTCCGGGTCCCTACGtatacatgggcgccaatgtaacagagcacataattaattaaatttaaatcactgcctccgctagggatcgaacccgggacttCTGGCTTACTAGTCCTACGCTCAACCGATTGAGGTAGAGAGAAGATATCTCTAGCCAAgcggtatattgcagctagtatttactaGGGTTACacatatatagtttacatattgaaatccCAAAATTGACCCCCCACGAAAATAACCATGTTCAGAGTAAGCGTCCTTAAGCTTGTTAATGGTTTAACTAGAAGAGATATATTCAAAATTTAGATATCAATGCTGTCAAAATGTCAAGACTTTAATTATCTGATAAAAGCATAAAAAGTGTagcataaaaaaataaacctattttgctttttttgacatcatttaaatgttatttcttTAACCCAGAGGACAAACAACAATATTTACACAAAGTCAAGGGGTAGACTTACTACAAGACAAATAAATAGCATTTGCTGGTAATTCTActgaacaaaaataaatatgtggACTTTTTATAGTTACTGGACATGAACTTCTAGTAAAACATATACCAGAGTACCTACCACAGTATTCCATTGATCAATGAGGAAGTCATATTTCTCCATGCTCTTGAGTTGACAATCAGTGCTGTTACGACCTCCCATTACGTATATACACGGAGGCTGAGCACGTGGTGTCACTAAGGTCAAGGCCGCCTCATCATGGTGCATGTTTATAGCCTTACTGATGAGCAACTGACACTTTGGACAATTTTTcacaaattcaaattttaacacAACATTTTCCAGATAGTTGAGGCCTAGGAGAGGAAGTTTAACATATTGAAGAAGGTTGCAGGCAACTGGAGTTCGGTTGGACTCGTCACACTGTAGCCAGGCACATACTGCTTCTAATACCTGGTGTTCATTTGTCACCTGTAGCTTGTCACTTTTTAATAATGCAAGTAATCTCTCCTCAGACAGTTGAAAGAACTCCTCATAATGCATAACTTCCAGgaagttttgatatatatattgtcttgaCAGTGCTTCCAAGTCAGTACACATGTATAAATCAGCCAAAAAGTTGATTCCTgtgaaaaagtgaaaaaaacaaaatgttcatacaACTGAAACTCATATGAACATTAAATGATTTTTGAATGGCATTTTTTTAGTGGTGCAACGATTCACCAATGTATTGGATCACAGTATGGTGCATCATGCATTGTCTATCTTTGATTTGTATCATGATACTTGAAAatgtgtagttatctcccttggccAACGTTAGCTTAGGTTTTTTAGTAAAAAACTTGGCTGATAAGGTCATTACATTACATCTGttttcaatacaaataaatatggaTGATTATCAAAATCGAAATTCTGTTCCTATATCAAACATTTCAAAGAAATCATAGATTCAACATAATATATTTCACtattaaatgattttattcaGCAATACTTCAGTTTTCTGATTACCCTATGATTTAGGTTAGGGATCGTAGTAAGGTCACATGATAGTGGTGTGTCCCTGCAATAAAACTAGGATATATAGATTACCTAAACTGTTGGAGGCCGTGAGTTGTGATTGAAGGAAGGTGGCACATGACTTGCGCAAATGATGCAGACCCAGTAAACTTGCTCCTTGTAGAATACCCTGGACATTCTCAACAGTTATTTCTATCTCACTGGTATACATAAACTCCAACAGAAGCTCCATAGCCCATGCTTCAAGGCCCCGAATCTGTACATGCTCTTGTTCCGACTCTTGCATCCCATTTGTAAACATTGCCAAAAGGTACGGACTACATCCACACAATACAACCTTGTGTGCATCAAAATCCTTTCCCTCCACTGTAATGACAACATCACAGAGCATGTGTCGAAGTCGCAAGTCATGCATGACAGTAAATGCATTCTGCGGCTGACTGTGAATTGTAAACCGTCTGGAGTCTATCATAACGGAACTGTTATGACTCTTGGAAAACTGAGCTACTTCCATCCATCCAAGTAGAAGAATCTTCTAAGGTAGTATACTTATACAACTGTAAACTCCTGCGCAGAAGCATTCAATCAGTATTTACTCTCTATAGCTTCCTTCCATTATTTGCTCAACATCAAATAATTCTTTGTGAGTCACCTACAATTAAATATCCATACAACAATCATTATTCGATTCACCTTCAATcaaatacatttaataaataattcaaactAGGAGTTCTTTGCATTATAATGAGTgttcaaattttatttgaacaTATGTCATAAATAAATCCTTTACACAAAATGTTTAACACAACTATTTCAATATACTTACTATAATAGTTACATgatcagggcatccagttgacccttgacttttagcaatttcagaagtcaaatcactatttctgagaaatctgaacggtcaaaacatatgtcaaatagacatgtcccttcaaacccaagagtcgGATCTcaatttggggagtcaaaaacatactctcaagggtctactggatgtcctgatgatgttatatataattaccaatAGTCTTATAAAGTATGTCTTCAAAGGCTCCTACcatgattttgaatgttgttgTTATTCTAAGAAAGTTACATCTTTTGTAACAgtttaaacagaaaataaacaaaaaagtaaatttattttaataaatattaatcCAGTGCAACAACTGTCAATCATGAATTGccataaatattgatattatatatccGAATATTGCAGCAGTAACATGCATGTAACCTGTCATTTCTATTGTGAATGTCTGTGCATGACATGTACAGTAAGAAGCAACTTAATTTGGAATCTTACCTTTACTCATCTTTCTAAACaactatacatgtacttcctATATTGCCTCCATTGAAACCACCTAACTTTTGTACTTTATTTGAGCGTGATGAAGGCTTATATTACGGTTCTGTCCACTGGCCGAGTACTAGTCATACCACTAACCACAGTCTATAAAACCGTATTTTTCTACTcttccttatatttatatatacccagCATTTAAGGAGTGGGACGAGTGTTCGCCCAGTATAATACATAGATACATAGATTCATTCTGACAGCATACATAAACTATGTACAGGATTTACATCCTTTGATTGTCAGTTcataataattttattgaaataataaataattgttcAGTTCACAGCTTGATTTTCTCTTTGAAACAGTACTTTTGCGGCTGATTTTTCCAATGTTCATCAAGTTTATATTCGATGTTTAATTGATATGGCATTTACAATAATGTGTTCTTCTGAGCGTCTTCGGCAGTGTACTGCAGTGAGCTGACATtataaagtcgacatcagtTTGGTACTATCACAATACAAGGAGATCTAGATCTAGCTATATAGACAAACACTAATATACAGCAGCCTTCCAAatcacacatgtacacaacacCCATCACTGCCCATAGCCATACATCTCGCCGACAGGGAAGGCCGCCCTTAAATAGTAGATCGTATCTATTAgtatgacgttaaacaatacacagagGAATGAGGCATTCCCAAATGGCCATAGCTGTTGACAGTACCGTACGTAAAACATAAACGAACCAAACCAAGCTTCAACATTATACAACTTGCTAAATTAAAATGTCGAACAACTTTCACTAAGAATACAGAATATATTACGCAGGTTACCTGTCAATGTAATATGTCACTGATCAGTGAGCTATTCTACacatttgattaaaattttGCAACATATTTACCGTGCAGCCGACCTAAATGCATTTGCCTTTTCtacaatgttttcattttctgtcaTTGGAAAAATACCGGAAGTAGATTAATGTACACTTCCGGTAAAAGTTACGTCCCCTGATTGAGTAAATctaggtctcacacaactaattatttcaaaatatattattacCAATGACTCTTCCactcaatcgctcatttgaagttcaaatgttgtgaaattttaaaaattaaaatttgaatatttctctACCTggaaaatgatgttattggatatGTTTAATGgtataatgataacacaccagtacttggaagacagtaaTTTACTCCGATATTTACAGTGGACTGGCGGAaccccacctggggaattcccacATTTTTACCTGGAATCCTACGTCTTTCTATATATACCAAgagtgtttattttttatttcccaAATCTCAAGACCCAACTCTtaattctcgtatatagaatgTGCCCAATTCATAgtattttatcagaaaaaacaactacaaacctaagaaacacattttcttcggGGACTTTGTTCAGGGAAACACCAGCTTCATGTAGTTGTGCGAGACatatggggaaaaaaaaattctgcctaaatataatattatgattACTTAATTAGCAATAGGGATGCTGGGATAATGTTCATTGTTTAGCGAAAACAAATACACACATGCTTTTTACTATTTATTCACTATTTTTTGAAGAATCTTATtctttgttatattaaaaaaaaacatatttagcTTATTTTCTTATATCAAGAAATCCTTTTTTATATAAGAAATTCAGGATTATACATTTCTGACATCGAAAATGATTTgtggattttttaaaaagaaatatagaatttttgatatcaaaaagtattatagatataaacaaacaaaaagtgaATAAGCAGCGAAACGGTGCGTCAATACATATATCCAACCCGGACAGCTTACAAGTTTTTAAGCCGTATGGTAAGCGTGATGATTTCGACCCCCTAGCTACTGTTAATTTTCCTTTTATAGATAGAAACATCCCTGCTTTCCCAACATACGGGAACCTTACCTCAGTTGGTTTGATATTCAAGGCCTctattgaatttgaaaataatataaataatgtattttttctcatcaattttattttacgGCTGAGAAAAGACTAAGGGGAGTCGAATTCCACATATTACGTTCGTAACAAAATATCGACATATTCTATCTGCtctacccagcatcagtctttGTAACTGAAGACGTTTCCGTCTGGCTCACCTTGACGAGTTTATCATTAAtgtgggccgcggtggccgagtggttaaggtgacactttaacactagccctccaccactgggttgcgagttcgaaacctacgttgggcagttgccaggtactgactgtaggccggtatttttttttctccgggtactccggctttcctccatctccaaaacctgacatgtccttaaatgaccctggctgttaataggacgttaaacacaaacaaaccaatAATTATGAATGTTAGTGTTGCGTCCTCTCCTTAAAACGAGTTCTAATCAATAGCTTAAAATTATTACTCGCGCACATTAATCATTTGAGGCGACGTGGTACATTTGCGACATAGTCCTTGGCAAAAACCTTGTAATACGAAAACATTAGGGGCATTGCGACATTGGGGCGAAACGTCAGTCGCCTGGTGACAGAGTTATTCATAGTGATAACtcctcaaaatgtaataaaattatgATGACTTAGTGGTGCTTTTTAgtaagagttatggccctttgatATTTCTATAGTTGACTTATCTTATCAAAGTTCCGGGCAATATGATGATCAGATTCacttatttcttatttaataCATCAAGCCGATTGTCAAATCCTCATGTACCCTTCTCCCTCTTATTCAACAATTATTTCTCCACACtgactttctttttttcttttctttaattttttctaTCTCTTGttctttctttcataaatacagtacatgtacataccaattTTTTAAAGCTACATTGtagatcatttatatatcatctTCAATACACTATTAAATTTAACTAATTATGGAGAATGGAAGGAttatatgtatgatgtatggataACTTGAATTGTGAATGTATAATGTACTgttgaaaaatcttcaaaaattaaaaaaaaaaaaaaaatttaaaaaattaaaaaacttGTATCACACATGTTTGGATACAACTTACAGAAAACGATGACAGAAAATTGTTGAATTACTTTGGTAGATTACAAAGGTATGTGATAACGGTTGAGATACACCACCTCGCACACCTATCATTGGCAAAAAAACCGCTTTGCTTTAAAAGTTGCATTCGGAATTACTCGGCCGATTCCGTGCCATGACCGTAGAGAATTGGCCGATGTGTTCTTTGTAAGAAAAgttgcaaaaacaaaaaacaaaaacaaaaccaaaaacagaaaaacaaacaaaaacgcAAGAATACTAAAACAACCATAAAGATTCTTTTTTAATATTACATAAGATATAATTTGGGAATGTTTTAAAGTAGTTTTTGAAAGAGGTATGGCGTATATCGACCCCTTTGACCTATAAATGTGACCCAATAACAAGTTGCGATTTCGGCAACATCGTATAGGATATTTTAAAGACTTAAACAATACAACTTTGAGGTCGTCAAAGTTGAGCTATTTGCTCTAAAACAATAGGATTTTCATCCAAGTAAACAATAGTGAATTTAAGTGTTTTGAACGCAGTGTAGTTATAGGTTGGGTCCAAATTATATAATATGCCTGACTTGGACCTGTAATATCCATTCCGATTTGTTTGAAGCTTCTTTAAAGCTGACTTTTTGTGGCACGTATCATATCTCTCAggattatttcaaatataaaagaaGTGCAATGATGTACAAGTGTGTCAACAATTTAGTACCACAATACCTTTCAAACCAGAcatctttttaaaaatgatagACGTACCAGGTCATCTTCTCAAAAATAATTCTAAAGCCACCAGAACACAATACTACACTTTATGGAAATATTCTAAAGTGGAAGGGAGCCAAATCTGGAATAACGTACCAGTTGATACAAGACTTTCAAGACCCCTCcctttttaaaacaaaagttgATGGGAAGCAAGTGAACAgcttgaatattttattttcaacaaatatttttcaCCTAAAGCATTCAGTGTTTTTAAAATGCGTTATATTAGAGTGTATTCTGCCAATTCTTAAACTTtgctacattatatatatgtatattggaAATTCTGTCTTTTACTGAATACCTTAAGGTTATGTATGTCTTTGCTTCGGTGACAATCTTTTGTAATTGTGACATGTTTCTTTTATTGTGTTAATAATCAATATGATgtcatgtgttttttttaggTAATCATGTCAATTTTAATCCATCTTGTGTTAATATCTTATCTCACTTGGACATTTATTGGATGTGTCACGTCATTGTTTTAACTTACACTATAAGCTTTGATAAACAGGTTTTTATCCTCAGAAAATATAGTTGATCATCTATCATCTCGTAATGAATACTTTTACATTCTTGTACGAAcatttcatgaaatatcattCTCTGATCTTTCCCCGTCTAATAAAGTTTAAAAGGGTAAACTTAAtagaggtaaaaaaaaaacaaatcatcaattttatttgtttttagtGATATCGGGTCTAGATAACATGTCTATAAAATtgtgtaataaaaaatataattaattaaatattgcTATAAAACCTCTCTAGCCTGGGATGAAGCACATGATTATTTGTGTTTTCGACTCGTAATACAGAACGTTTCTTAAAATAAACGGGTATCAACTGCCTTATATCGTATCAACGTCATAGGGTTTCCCACAGGAATGGGCCGCGGTGGTCGATAAGATGTCGACacttaacactagccctccacctctgggttgcgagttcgatacctacgtggggcagttgccatggtactgaccgtaggcagctggtttttctccgggtactccggatttccttccacctccaaaacctggcacgtccttaaatgaccctggctgaaACTacattgtgtttgtgttgttgttgtgcAAAGAACTGTCTCACACTTTCCCGCGAAAACGGATTTTCGACGTTACTTCatggaaaaaaaacatgaaaaaaaccGCAGTTTTTAATTACTTTTGGTTGCTTTAAcagttaaaattaaaacaaaaataataatataaatataaggaacGAAAATGATTTTTTCAACATTAATGAGGTTATAACAACATTAGCTTTCTAAAACATATTTATCGCTAACGCGATTCATGGAATATGTCCAAAAGCCAAAGTTGTCatgacctcatgaatgttgaaaaaataaatgtcattcCTTAAATGATATCGCTATCAGGAGTAATCCTGGAATATTTACTGTTATAATTATTCGATATCACAATTTAAGCATACGCGAAGCTAGGGTGATACAATTAAAACACGCAAAGACTATTCCAACTATGAAGTTATTCCAACCATATATTGGTATAAAGAGTACGAAGAAGAATATCATTGACGTTAAGCCAGTTCTTTTGGCCCTGTACCCCAGAGTTTCTGATGACATGCACCATATTGTTCACAATTTTCCACAAAAATTCCTGTGaaaggtgctgttgcagaaCCGCCCGCAGCGATTTCTTGAAATCGactatattttccagtaaagctatgaaaaatacatatgttaTTTTCCACTTGACCCATAAGCGCGCCTATAGCGCCATCTACTTCACTTTTTCGTTTACAAGcatacctgtgtttttcacAGAGAGGTTTTCTCACGACTAGGTATTGTACAAacattgtagtttaaaatgataaacagttgacCATGAAAAAGCAAACGAGTTTAGTACAAGATGACGTACATGTAGAAAACCAAAATTCgaaaatttacatcaaattcaaaataccatttttaaaatcaagcggCAAATTCGGCACAATAATATGCGAGTACTATCGatgttagtgttttaaaaacatatttgactatcCCTCTGTATACCAGCAAAAGAAAGTCGTGCCGAATCACTGGATAAGGGCAgtaattcaatgttgaaaaatgtatgtggaAAAAATGCACGGGCGATACAAGTGGTCCTTgtcgtacacaataatacaacgtattgatttattatgaaaatgatttgatacaatgtccatGGCAATGTATTATGTTCTTCTATGTTTAACATCCTTATAGTAGTTCCGTATTACGTATGAATCATCATTTATTCACTTGACCATCTTCGTCTTCAGTACTTCTTCAAAGCTTCTCCTCCGTTGGGGTGTGCCACACAAAAGTTCCCTTTGCCACTTGGTCTTTTGACTACTCACCGCGAATGGTGCTCGGCGTGTTGTTATAAttgctgttacgttttacaattCTATTTAGTTCAGTTATTCTGTAGTAAAGTTGTCTTTGTCTCAAATAGGAAAATGGAGAACTCCTGCGTTGGGTTGGGATGTAAAGTTAAGTTCAAGTACAACCAGGTTGGCGATGGTAAAAATCCGCGAAAAATTCAGGACTGGATGAAAGATGTTCTCCTTTCTGAAGGTGTCATACTTTCTGAATCAACAGAAGCAAAGATGTGTCCAAAATGCTTTCTCGGATACCTCAAGAAACGTCCTGCATCCGAGAATGCCAATGAACCGGAACAGAAAAAAGCTTCCGAAGACAATAATGATTCTGTTGACGAATCTGACACTCTGGACGGGTATCTTTCTGACCTGATTCGATGTCAAATCCGATCTCGTCATAAATCGCAAACGAAATACAACATATG
Protein-coding regions in this window:
- the LOC117316782 gene encoding kelch-like protein 3, with product MEVAQFSKSHNSSVMIDSRRFTIHSQPQNAFTVMHDLRLRHMLCDVVITVEGKDFDAHKVVLCGCSPYLLAMFTNGMQESEQEHVQIRGLEAWAMELLLEFMYTSEIEITVENVQGILQGASLLGLHHLRKSCATFLQSQLTASNSLGINFLADLYMCTDLEALSRQYIYQNFLEVMHYEEFFQLSEERLLALLKSDKLQVTNEHQVLEAVCAWLQCDESNRTPVACNLLQYVKLPLLGLNYLENVVLKFEFVKNCPKCQLLISKAINMHHDEAALTLVTPRAQPPCIYVMGGRNSTDCQLKSMEKYDFLIDQWNTVTNMNIARTAVGAVSVDGVLYAVGGECALADTQEDTLYLRCMECYDPVLRQWIPKPEMKIARSFVACVAIGRMLYAIGGEDGSCSYCIVEKYDQRQEVWSFAASMKRKRAGAGTCVCDGKIYVAGGYDKILHLDRASVECFDPATEEWTFVSEMEKARSGLALVSVEHYIYAFGGRYKHTDQYTDMVERFNTLTNQWTTISSMNTPRAWPGIAAFDGKIYLMGGFDGTSRLRSAEVYDIELDRWAFLSNMIVSRAGCGAAVV